GCGTCGACATCAACTTCCGCGACGCCGATACGCGCACCCAGGCGCGCAACGTGCTGGCCAGCCAGAACCCGGATCTCGCCTTCGCCGACGCCGCCGACGGCACCGACCTCAAACTGGTCGTCACGCTCAAGCCGGAAGCGCTGCAGCGCGCGGTGGAAGAGGGCGTCAAGCAGAACATCTCGACCCTGTCCAAGCGCATCAACGCGCTGGGAGTGTCCGAGCCGGTGATCCAGCAGCAGGGCCGCGACCGCATCATCGTGCAGTTGCCGGGCGTGCAGGACGTGGCCCGCGCCAAGGACATCATCGGCCGCACCGCGACCCTGGAATTCCGCGTGACCGACGACACCGTCGTGCCGGGCACGGAACTGAGCGCCGCCATCCCGCTGAACTCGGAACTGTTCACCCAGGGCCGGGACGTGCCGGTGGTGGTGTCGAAGGATGCCGTCGTGACCGGCAAGTCGATCATCAGCGCCACCGCCGGCTTCGACCAGAACCAGCGCCCGGCCGTGAACATCGAGCTGAACGCCGAGGGGGGGCGCAAGATGCGCGCCATGACGCGCGAGCGCGTCGGCAAGCGCATGGCGACCTTGCTGAAGGAAAAGGGCAAGTACAACGTGCTGCAGGTCGCGACCATCCAGGGCGAATTCGGCGCCAACTTCCAGACCACCGGCATGCGCAGCCCGCAGGACGCCGCCGAGCTGGCACTGCTGCTGCGTTCCGGCGCCTTGTCCGCGCCGATGGAATTCGTCGAGGAACGCGTGGTCGGCCCGCAACTGGGCGCCGAAAACATTTCCAAGGGCTTGCACTCGACCCTGTGGGGCTTCGTGGCGATCGCGATTTTCATGATCGTCTATTACCAGCTGTTCGGCTTCTTCAGCGTCATCGCGCTGGCCTGTAACCTGTTGTTCCTGCTTGCCTTGCTGTCGACGCTGCAGGCCACCCTGACCCTGCCGGGCATCGCCGCGATCGCGCTGGCGCTGGGCATGGCGATCGATGCCAACGTGCTGATCAACGAGCGCATCCGCGAGGAACTGCGCGCCGGTAACACGCCGCAGGCAGCGATCTCGGCCGGCTTCAAGCATGCCTGGGCCACCATCCTGGACTCGAACGTGACCACCCTGATCGTCGGCCTGGCGCTGCTGGTGTTCGGTTCGGGTGCGGTGCGCGGCTTCGCCGTGGTGCACTGCCTGGGCATCCTGACCTCGATGTTCTCGGCGGTGTTCCTGTCGCGCGGCGTGGTCAATCTGTGGTACGGCCGCAAGAAGAAACTGGGCAAGATCGCCATCGGCACCGTGTGGACGCCGGGCATGACCGGCGGCGCCACCAAGCGCGCCGTCAAGGAATAAGGGAACCGGGGAACTGACATGGAATTTTTCAAAATCAAACGGGACATCCCGTTCATGCGCCATGCGTTGATCTTCAACGTGATCTCGGCGCTGACCTTCGTCGCCGCGGTATTCTTCCTGTTGCACAGGGGCCTGAACTACTCGGTCGAGTTCACCGGCGGCACCACCATGGAGCTGCGCTACAACCATGCGGCCGACCAGGACAAGATCCGCCACAATCTGGAAAAGCTGGGCTTCGAACCGGTGGTGACCAGCTTCGGCGCCGCCAGCGACATCATGCTGCGCCTGCCGCCGCTGAAGAACTCCACCGGCGTGGCGCCTTCGGCCACCGTGTTCAACGCGCTGTGCGCGGCCGAAGGCGGCACCCCGAAGCAGATCCAGGAAACCACCGACAAGGGCGAGAACATCACCCGCACCAGCTGCGTGAACGCCGCCGGCGCCGAAGTGGTGAAGCTGCAGCGCGTCGACTCGGTCGGCTCGCAGGTCGGCGACGAACTGGCGCAGAACGGCCTGAACGCGCTGATCATGGTGGTGGTGGGCGTGATGATCTACCTGGCCGTGCGCTTCGAGTGGAAGTTCGCGGTGGCGGCGATCATCGCCAACCTGCACGACGTGGTGATCATCCTGGGCTTTTTTGCCTTCTTCCAGTGGGAATTCTCGCTGACCGTGCTGGCGGCGATCCTGGCGGTGCTGGGTTATTCGGTCAACGAATCGGTGGTGATCTTCGACCGTATCCGCGAGACCTTCCGCAAGCAGCGCAAGATGAGCGTGACCGAGGTCATCGACCACGCGATCACCAGCACCATCTCGCGCACCATCATCACCCACGGTTGTACCGAGATGATGGTGCTGTCGATGCTGTTCTTCGGCGGCCAGGCGCTGCATTATTTCGCCGTGGCGCTGACCATCGGCATCCTGTTCGGCATCTATTCGTCGGTGTTCGTGGCCGCCGCCATCGCCATGTGGCTGGGCGTCAAGCGCGAAGACCTGATCAAGCCGGTCAAGGAGCGCGACGAGACCGACGGCGCCGTGGTGTAAGCGCGCCCGGCTTGGCCGTGGCGGATTTTGTTTTTTGCGCCGGCGCAAACGGCACGAACATTGAACCGATGAATTTTTGGTTATGTGAAACGCCGCACAGAGCGGGGGGAGTGCGGCCCTTACCATGGACTCGTCTCTTTCAGGACATCCCTAGTTTTGGACTTCAGCCCGCTTCCCTTCGAAGTGGGTTTTTTTTTTTGCTCTTGTGTGTTTGTAATCTTATTTATTATCTGTTCTATATCAAACAAACGTCAAAAAATTTAACAAGTGTGAGGCAGCGCACAGAATTTATAAGTCAAGGGAACTACTATTATCCTGTCTCTTTCAGGACATCCCTAGTTTTGGACTTCACCCGCTCCCCAGGAGCGGGTTTTTTTTTGCCGTCTGCCGCGAAAGTGTGGCGTCGCAAAGGGTGCAGGACAATGATGGTGAGCGCTCCGGACGAGCGCTTCGGGCAGGAGGGTGCTCAGGACAGGGCGGCGCTCAATCCGCGTACTTCGGCGGCGGATTCTTCCAGGATCAGCGTGAGGGTGCCTTCGCCGACCGCGAAGTCGATGGTGGCGGCGGTCTGGATGCCGGCGGCGCCGGGACGCTCCATCAGCGGCGAACCCACCGGCGACAAATCGTTCGCCAGCAGCAGCGTGTCGCCCAGGGTTTCCGGCGGCAGCGCGCGCATGCCGTTCCACAGCGCCTCGATCGCGCCCATCACCGGCGCCGGCACGCCCAGCTTGAGCAGGACGCCGCGGCCGATCATGGTTTCGCCATGCTCGATCCAGTCGTCGGCGCCGCCTTCCAGCAGGCCCGGGAACTCGGCCGCGCGCGACAGCAGGTAAAAGCCGCCGACCTCGTGCACGATGCCGGCGAACATGGCGGTTTCCGGATCGACGTGCGAGACGCGCTTGGCGATCACCTGCGACAGCGCGGCGACGTGCGCCGAGTGCCGCCACAACTGGTCCGACTTGGCGCGCAGTTCCGGGTCGGTGATGCCGCCGGCCAGCTGGCGCACGATCACCGACGCCGCCAGCGCTCCCAGCGTACGGAAGCCGACGCGCTGCACGGCGCTGCGCACGTTGGTGACGTCGTTGCCGAAGCGGTTGTAGGCGGCCGAGTTGGCGATGGCGACGGTGCGCGCGGCCAGCAAGGGCTCGGTCTGCACCAGGCGCGCGGCCTCATCGACGTGGCAATCGGGATTGGCGAGCGCGCGCTGCAGCTTGAGCGTGGCGTCGACGTTGGTAGGAAAGCTGAGGTCGCCGCGGGCGGCTTGTGCGGCGATGCGCTTGAGGGCGTCGATTCTATCCATGGGAAAAATTATACTCTCAAACCATCGCCGTTTCGGGGAAGCGGTCCATGCGCCGGCGCGCTGCGACGGCCGGCGCCGGGAATGCCGTCAGGGTTCGCTGAAGATGGCGTCGCAGCCATCCTTGGCTTCCTCGGTGTCCTGCAGTTCGTCGATCAGGCCCAGGTCGAACAATTCCTCGACCGCATTCATGAAGCTGTTCAGGGTGGCGGCGCCGATCAGGCGGTAGATTTC
The genomic region above belongs to Massilia forsythiae and contains:
- the secD gene encoding protein translocase subunit SecD, translated to MNRYPLWKYILILVAVLLGLLYTAPNYFVDSPALHITTDKATVRVNSDTVTQVADALKRDGVPADQVTLEGAGDSSAVRARFATTDAQFKAKLALERDLNRDHSDPDYTVSVDLVKNTPMWMQKLRALPMNLGLDLRGGVHFLLQVNAKEVQETSIKGILGAVRTQLRDKNVRHAGIDRVGNRVDINFRDADTRTQARNVLASQNPDLAFADAADGTDLKLVVTLKPEALQRAVEEGVKQNISTLSKRINALGVSEPVIQQQGRDRIIVQLPGVQDVARAKDIIGRTATLEFRVTDDTVVPGTELSAAIPLNSELFTQGRDVPVVVSKDAVVTGKSIISATAGFDQNQRPAVNIELNAEGGRKMRAMTRERVGKRMATLLKEKGKYNVLQVATIQGEFGANFQTTGMRSPQDAAELALLLRSGALSAPMEFVEERVVGPQLGAENISKGLHSTLWGFVAIAIFMIVYYQLFGFFSVIALACNLLFLLALLSTLQATLTLPGIAAIALALGMAIDANVLINERIREELRAGNTPQAAISAGFKHAWATILDSNVTTLIVGLALLVFGSGAVRGFAVVHCLGILTSMFSAVFLSRGVVNLWYGRKKKLGKIAIGTVWTPGMTGGATKRAVKE
- the secF gene encoding protein translocase subunit SecF, producing MEFFKIKRDIPFMRHALIFNVISALTFVAAVFFLLHRGLNYSVEFTGGTTMELRYNHAADQDKIRHNLEKLGFEPVVTSFGAASDIMLRLPPLKNSTGVAPSATVFNALCAAEGGTPKQIQETTDKGENITRTSCVNAAGAEVVKLQRVDSVGSQVGDELAQNGLNALIMVVVGVMIYLAVRFEWKFAVAAIIANLHDVVIILGFFAFFQWEFSLTVLAAILAVLGYSVNESVVIFDRIRETFRKQRKMSVTEVIDHAITSTISRTIITHGCTEMMVLSMLFFGGQALHYFAVALTIGILFGIYSSVFVAAAIAMWLGVKREDLIKPVKERDETDGAVV
- a CDS encoding HDOD domain-containing protein, with protein sequence MDRIDALKRIAAQAARGDLSFPTNVDATLKLQRALANPDCHVDEAARLVQTEPLLAARTVAIANSAAYNRFGNDVTNVRSAVQRVGFRTLGALAASVIVRQLAGGITDPELRAKSDQLWRHSAHVAALSQVIAKRVSHVDPETAMFAGIVHEVGGFYLLSRAAEFPGLLEGGADDWIEHGETMIGRGVLLKLGVPAPVMGAIEALWNGMRALPPETLGDTLLLANDLSPVGSPLMERPGAAGIQTAATIDFAVGEGTLTLILEESAAEVRGLSAALS